In the Brettanomyces nanus chromosome 1, complete sequence genome, ATTGTTCAGTCAATCGCCTTTGTGCCCTTTTAACGATATCATCCTGTGATGCTTGATTTTGCGCCTCAACCTCGTTCATGTAGTTGTGTGTCCGCCTTCGATGAAAAACATCTGGACTATGTAACAGCAACGATTCAATAGGCGTTGCACTGGCTGGTGGAGGGATCATTATATTCTCGGAACCTAAAGATGAGTTATCGGTATATCCGCTTGGCCGAGATCTTGATAACGTCCGCACTGGCTTCGGATGTATAATACCAGACGAATTCAGAGAGGACATTAGAAAGGATCAACTTTGAACTGTGTTCAGCTATATTTCAATGCTCTTTGAGGATACAAGCTGAGTTCTCTAAGGAAAACAAGCATTATCAAATGAGTCTAACTTAAAATATACACAATATTATACGCTTTTTTAACTGCGTCATCCAAATAGTAAACCAGAATGATTACTGATGGGCACAGCACGAGGCGCTTTCCCGGTGCGGCTCTCGCGGTCCGAGCAGGGAGGAACCATTTGTGAGGTGGGGAAGTTTTCTGGACTCCGTGCAGACGGATCACCATACTCAGTGTCTCCTCCTTATGATCATTTATTTGTCTGTGGGATCAGCCAAATCTGGACTTGGGCATCTCTGAGACATTTTATGGCCAGCATCGAATCTGTTGAGTACACAAATTAGGGCAAAACGATAGAGTCTGTTGAATTAGCTCTCCCATGCATGCATAAATAtaatatcatcttcataaATTCTCCTCATAAAATGCCTTCATAAATTATCCACATAAATAATCTTCATAAATTCTCTACAGATTAAATTCGGGCCTTCGTCCTTCGTATTACGGGTCCACAACATCTTTCTTCGGTGTCAATATGACTTATTTAAATATAAATCCCGTACTTACGGATATCACAGAGAGTATTGAAGGTCAAGAATCAGCCAATATCTCctctcttcctcttgaCAGACTTTTGGTTAAAATCGTGGCACAGAATGGTCCCTTCGTGAATTTTACGGAAGATCAATTGCAGAAGCAGATCGCGCAGGATTCTGAAAAGGCCATTGAGACAGATGAAGCTAAGGATACCGATATGGATGTTGATATGCCAGAATATGAAGAGAGTGATGCACATGAAGAAGTTAATAATGATGGTCATCTTAATCATGATGAAAAACTGCAGGAAGGTATATCATTGAATGCTGAGTCAGAGCACccatatctttctttggaaagttttatgaagcagaaggaaaaggctATTGGCTACGTTGATTCTGCATTAAACGAGTCTTCGCTTTCGTTGGACTTTGTATCATTGTTAATATCGTGTGTTAGACCGGCTGcaggatcttcttcaatgtcaCCTCATTTAAAGCAGAATGTGAAGGTTGGGGTATTATCAGGCTCAAGCATCGATACGGAGcaacatcaacaacaacagaaagaagaagatattgaattGGACAAGAAAAATCAATCGGCTGGTCGTGGTTGGAAGTTACAAAGTTTGGAACGAGTCTCTTCTGATTTGAAATCTGCTGCAGAGAGATTACGAATCGAGATcggcaaagaaaagagatattGGGATGGTATGATGGATATTGTGAGATCTGATGAGGTTGTCATACCTGTCAAGTCCAGAAACAGTAAGTCAGTGAAAGAAATCGGTGTGAAATTTGGCTTTGGAGACGCCGGTTCCAACTACTTTGATAAGGGAATTGGATTATTGCGTAAGAATAAGAATAATGGTGAGTTATATTTTGAGAAAAAGGATGTTATACAACAGATGCAAAATGTCCAGAAGGCCggtaaagaagagactgaTAAAGTGGTCACCGTTAAGCTTTACAAACGTTGCAACGACGATAATAGAACGGAGGATGAACACGGCTCAAAATTATTTATGGTTGGAAGATCAACAAACTTGGTTCAGAGATTGGACAACCTTATCTTGGATAAATCGAAAAGTAAGGTCATTAACGATATTCGTCGTGCCagattttttctttttgaggaGGAACTATTCTATCAGTTGATGAGGGAGGCTTCTACATTGACATCTTTACAAGTTAAAGTGAAGTCAGATAAAATTATGGTGGAGTTGCATCATTTGGTTTTAGAGATTGCATTTGAGTCGATGGAAGAGGTTAAGTCATGGGATAACGCTACAGAATTGATAACCGAATACAACAGCGATGCAGATGAAATAGGATCATTTTTAAGGTTAATGCTTTGTTCTCAGCATCGACACAATCTACAACGGAGAAGGCTTCCGCCAGTGTCACTTGACCAGTCTCCTTTGCGTTCTCAGACAAATGAACACTCGACAGTCATGCTTATTCGGCCCTTAATTACGTATAAGAAGCATGAGAGAACCATTAGGAGactgaaaagaatattGCGGTCAATACTCATTGACTTAGAAGGTAAGGATAGTGAAGCAGAGGTGGATGAAATGTTGAAAACCAACTCGAGACTGAAAAGATTTTGCAACGATCCAAATCAGATGAGAAGTgttagaaagaagagaaaattaTTGAAGGATAATCCGTTCATCAGGTGTCTTCTCTCACCATTGTCTGTAATGGAGTTGCGGTATAAGGAGAAGTTAGAAGTTCGAATTGAGCTCACATCCAGCTCGTCTGCGTCCTACTCCAGTATTTCAGTTAATGTCAGGCTGAAAAGTTCGGTTCAGCCAGAAAAGCCAAACAAGAAGTCATCGTCACCATCCGAGGACGCTTACGATTTATCAGTGCTTGATGTTCAGTTTTACGATGTCAGAGAGGTTGAGGACTGTCTCAACTGGGTGATTAGAAATTATACCAAGTAGCATATATCCCAATGTACATGCAGTCATGCATATTTTAAGTTTTATGCAGTATCAAACAAAggctgcttctttctttccaaaacgAGAATATGCGTCGTTCGGTGAGGCAGTAGCAATAATTGTGTTCATTGTTCCTGTTTCATTGTTTGAAACTGCACTAATTTcattgttcttcttccttgcAGCCTTGGCGAATAAATGCTCGAGCCATTACCAGGTCGTATAATTCGACATATACGGATGTCCCAGTCGGTACGGATGTCCCAAACCAAGCTGTGCCGATACAAGTTCAAATTTGTTGACTCTTGAAGTCACTTTTTTGGGTGCCGCATAAtatctatatatatagataGAAGTATCGCTCTTGCCCAGGACTTTTGCTCGTTgattctgcttctcttATTCAACACTCAATCAAATTATGCCTCAGAATATTCCATCTGTTCTTGTTGTTGGTGCCGGTGCTCTTGGATTAGTGGCCGCTTATTCTTTGCAGGAGCATGGCCAATGTGACGTTACCTTGGTTGTGAAATTCGACTACGAAAAAGTTTGTCAAGAAGGATATACGTTTAAGTCTGTGCAATTCGGAAACTTCTCTGGTTGGAAACCTAAGTACATCAGGAAATCCGTCGAGGACACCAAACATGAGTACGACTTTATCATAGTTGCTGTGAAAAATTTACCTGATGGACCAGAGCCTGTCAACGATATTATCCGTCATGTGGTGGAGAGAAGTCCAAACTCTGCAGTTATCTTGTTCCAAAACGGCATTGATATCGAAAAGCCATTGATTGAGGAGTTCCCAGGTCATGTCATCATGTCCGGTGTGTCGCTCATCAACTGTACCAACATTGACAGGGTTGTTGACCAGAAAAACAAAGATAGTATTCAAATTGGGctttttgaaaatgaaacCATTAAAGACATTGCCACAGCCGAATCTAAGCTAAAGCAGTTTGTTGAATTATATCATATTGAAGGTATGAATACTGTCAGTTTGGACGAAAACGTTAGATTGTCCAGGTGGAAGAAATTGGTCTACAATGCCTCCATCAACACCACTACTGCCCTTGTTCAGTTGGATGTTACCAGGTCTACAATCTGTGGCTTCAAGCAAAATCTCTGCCGGCCAATCATCGACGAGATTTATGCAATTGCCAAGGCTGATGGCTACAATATCCCTTCTgaaatggaagatgaaatgTTGAATTTATCCAACGGTCTTTACTATCGTCCATCTATGTGCGTCGATGTTGATTTCGGCCGTATGATTGAGCTTGAGACTATTGTTGGAAACCCATTAAGAATGGCCAAAAAATATGGTGTTCCAGCCCCAAGATTGGACACTATCTATCATCTATTGCAAATGGTGCAGTACAAAACCATGGAAAAGGCAGGCCTAATTATTATGGACGTTGAAAAGGGTGTTCCTCATAAAACTTTTAATTAGCTAAATAAATCGGCATTTATCGGCTATGTTTTCTTAATTGTCTCTCTTTATTGTAATGCTTCCTTCTACACGGGctgtaaaaaaaaaattttccgTATCTTGAACTTCAGATTTCCTCTTTGAGGCATATATCGGAGTGCCATAGAAGATAAAGCCACTGGAGCTATCGACATGAGGATATGAAAGAACgtgagagaaaaaaaatgggtGTTAACCGTTTTGGCCATTTGGGCCATTTTGCCcggattttcttcaatctttgGAATACTTGGCTTGCATCCTACATGCCCTTTGGATCTTCCAACTTTCTTGCCACCAATTAATTAATACCTTCACCGTCGAGCAATCGCACGCGTAAACgtcccttttctttttcacGCATTAGGCgtttttcctctttgatTTTTCCTTCCATTTCTGCCCAGTGTTTATCTCCATTATATTTAAACTCCTTTTCCCCCTCTTTGAGCAACCGACTGTTCATTATTTCGTGTTCTGAAGTATTTTTTTGCAAGAGTTCAAGGGTTTTGTTGAACTTGACTGTTTCCCACTGGCGTCATTCTTTGCTCAGTCCTTCCTTACGgtatcttttttttcctatttCCCCTCAAATACTCATCTGCCGTTCGTTAATCATGTCTAGTTCTATTTGGCCGATTCCAACTATTGACCGTCCGTTTGGTTTTTACTGGTTTGGCATTTTCGATAAGGTTGTTGCTACAGTTACAGGGGGTTGGTTTGTTCCCTCGCA is a window encoding:
- a CDS encoding uncharacterized protein (EggNog:ENOG41) — translated: MPQNIPSVLVVGAGALGLVAAYSLQEHGQCDVTLVVKFDYEKVCQEGYTFKSVQFGNFSGWKPKYIRKSVEDTKHEYDFIIVAVKNLPDGPEPVNDIIRHVVERSPNSAVILFQNGIDIEKPLIEEFPGHVIMSGVSLINCTNIDRVVDQKNKDSIQIGLFENETIKDIATAESKLKQFVELYHIEGMNTVSLDENVRLSRWKKLVYNASINTTTALVQLDVTRSTICGFKQNLCRPIIDEIYAIAKADGYNIPSEMEDEMLNLSNGLYYRPSMCVDVDFGRMIELETIVGNPLRMAKKYGVPAPRLDTIYHLLQMVQYKTMEKAGLIIMDVEKGVPHKTFN
- a CDS encoding uncharacterized protein (BUSCO:EOG09341T0K), with the protein product MTYLNINPVLTDITESIEGQESANISSLPLDRLLVKIVAQNGPFVNFTEDQLQKQIAQDSEKAIETDEAKDTDMDVDMPEYEESDAHEEVNNDGHLNHDEKLQEGISLNAESEHPYLSLESFMKQKEKAIGYVDSALNESSLSLDFVSLLISCVRPAAGSSSMSPHLKQNVKVGVLSGSSIDTEQHQQQQKEEDIELDKKNQSAGRGWKLQSLERVSSDLKSAAERLRIEIGKEKRYWDGMMDIVRSDEVVIPVKSRNSKSVKEIGVKFGFGDAGSNYFDKGIGLLRKNKNNGELYFEKKDVIQQMQNVQKAGKEETDKVVTVKLYKRCNDDNRTEDEHGSKLFMVGRSTNLVQRLDNLILDKSKSKVINDIRRARFFLFEEELFYQLMREASTLTSLQVKVKSDKIMVELHHLVLEIAFESMEEVKSWDNATELITEYNSDADEIGSFLRLMLCSQHRHNLQRRRLPPVSLDQSPLRSQTNEHSTVMLIRPLITYKKHERTIRRLKRILRSILIDLEGKDSEAEVDEMLKTNSRLKRFCNDPNQMRSVRKKRKLLKDNPFIRCLLSPLSVMELRYKEKLEVRIELTSSSSASYSSISVNVRLKSSVQPEKPNKKSSSPSEDAYDLSVLDVQFYDVREVEDCLNWVIRNYTK